A window of the Arachis duranensis cultivar V14167 chromosome 5, aradu.V14167.gnm2.J7QH, whole genome shotgun sequence genome harbors these coding sequences:
- the LOC107487333 gene encoding uncharacterized protein LOC107487333, whose translation MAVLSGSVAMVKIPEIQFLSGSLSKPMDKCFLKISSSECFPGSSVRAKATHKLPLVVRASGDGGRQNSGNIFVGGFVLGGLVVGALGCLYAPQISRALAAADSTEIMKKLPKFMYDEEKALERTRKVLSEKIAELNSAIDGVSAQLRSDEPTETDGYVARSEEVESSV comes from the exons atggctGTTCTATCAGGATCAGTGGCCATGGTTAAGATTCCAGAGATTCAATTTCTTTCAG GTTCTTTATCAAAACCAATGGATAAATGCTTCTTGAAAATCAGCTCTAGTGAATGCTTTCCAGGTTCCTCTGTTAGGGCTAAAGCAACGCATAAGCTACCACTTGTAGTACGAGCAAG TGGAGATGGTGGAAGACAAAATAGTGGAAATATCTTTGTTGGTGGCTTTGTATTGGgaggactggttgttggagCATTAGGCTGTCTATATGCACCTCAG ATAAGCAGGGCACTAGCTGCAGCTGACAGTACAGAAATCATGAAGAAACTTCCGAAATTTATGTACGATGAAGAAAAAGCTCTTGAG AGGACCCGCAAGGTGCTGTCGGAGAAAATAGCCGAGCTGAATTCTGCCATTGATGGTGTTTCTGCACAGTTGAGGTCAGATGAACCCACGGAAACAGACGGCTACGTCGCAAGGTCAGAGGAAGTCGAATCATCTGTATAA
- the LOC107487391 gene encoding protein PIN-LIKES 7, producing MGFLDLLVVASMPVLQVLLISGLGALMATQYFDNLLSPNFRKSLNKVVFLVFTPSLVFSSFAKSVTLEDMISWWFMPVNVGLTFLIGGIIGWILVKLLKPNLKVEGLIIAACSSGNMGNLPLVIVPAICNESGGPFGEKEICHNNALSYASFSMALGGIFIWTYTYRTIRSRAMKFKALEAADLIIKVPNNGLDSNAETALLKGHNNENVAVEVPPPLSDYVGDFENQNVVDHDHTSVKGKESFWHKMTEFLSELLEELMSPPAIATFVGFIFGAVTWLRNLIIGDNAPFRVIQDSLQLLGNGTIPCITLLLGSNLTQGFKSTSVKPLTLFCIIIARLFLLPVIGLFIVKAAANFGFLPVDPLFQYVLVMQYAMPPAMNISTMAQLFDVGNEECSVILLWTYGAAAIALTAWSTFLLWVLA from the exons ATGGGGTTCTTGGATCTGTTGGTGGTGGCTTCAATGCCAGTTCTTCAGGTTCTACTAATCAGTGGATTAGGAGCACTCATGGCAACTCAGTATTTTGATAATCTTCTTTCTCCAAACTTTAGGAAATCATTGAATAAG GTTGTGTTCCTTGTGTTCACTCCTTCACTTGTGTTTTCCAGTTTTGCCAAGAGTGTTACACTTGAAGATATGATATCATG GTGGTTTATGCCTGTTAATGTTGGACTTACATTCTTAATTGGAGGCATCATAGGATGGATACTTGTGAAATTACTCAAGCCTAATCTCAAAGTAGAAGGCCTTATTATTGCTGCATGTTCATCAG GAAATATGGGAAACCTTCCTCTTGTGATTGTACCTGCTATCTGTAATGAGAGTGGAGGTCCATTTGGTGAAAAGGAAATTTGTCACAACAATGCACTCTCTTATGCATCTTTCTCTATGGCG CTTGGTGGCATATTCATATGGACCTATACTTATAGGACCATAAGAAGCAGAGCAATGAAATTCAAGGCACTTGAGGCTGCTGATCTTATCATAAAGGTACCCAACAATGGTCTTGATTCCAATGCAGAAACTGCTCTTCTCAAGGGACACAACAATGAGAATGTAGCCGTAGAAGTGCCGCCGCCGCTGTCCGATTATGTTGGAGACTTTGAAAATCAAAAT GTTGTAGACCATGATCATACTAGTGTGAAAGGAAAAGAATCATTTTGGCATAAAATGACAGAATTTCTGAGTGAACTTTTGGAAGAACTAATGTCACCTCCAGCAATAGCTACA TTCGTTGGTTTCATCTTTGGTGCTGTTACATGGCTAAGGAACTTAATAATAGGAGACAATGCTCCATTTAGGGTGATCCAAGATTCTCTTCAATTATTGGG GAATGGGACAATTCCTTGCATCACTCTTTTGCTTGGTAGTAACCTCACTCAAG GGTTTAAATCAACAAGTGTGAAGCCATTGACCTTGTTCTGCATCATCATTGCCAGACTTTTCTTGCTTCCTGTTATTGGTTTGTTCATCGTCAAGGCGGCAGCGAATTTCGGCTTCCTCCCGGTGGATCCTTTGTTCCAGTACGTCCTAGTGATGCAATATGCCATGCCACCAGCAATGAATATCA GTACCATGGCTCAGTTGTTTGATGTAGGAAACGAAGAGTGTTCAGTTATCCTACTGTGGACATATGGTGCTGCAGCCATAGCACTCACAGCTTGGTCAACATTTCTTTTGTGGGTCTTGGCTTAA
- the LOC107487392 gene encoding serine/threonine-protein kinase/endoribonuclease IRE1a: MKICLFIFHFFVLSILAAQISFSDSHASDLSLLHHHTNRQPATGLIAALDGTLYLLDTDSGRVIWSFSTGSPIYHSYQAPLNSANESGLIECGDDWELILHHNHFGKTRLSESIADYVADTPVMSEDGAVVLGSKRTTVFEVDAKTGRLVRSYTIAAFDDSSAAGWSDDRKNVATDIGTSSSELADPAQLNPPEFLLKIFRTDYLLQSVGPGSGMVLWTMKVAEFKAVLHCQHDEYPSDRVSFEAGGQYAFDSGLRFAMPYACHDRKLKDVYRQRKNFLLEHGNPERLSEGYQEFDMLPTPSSELMLPLQPNKNRVPHGPNSKMMLPGAVLNHLPALPPKINYDNNDHAVMLHRFPMDMAGPGKIDVSNGIEWSTTSALILFIGFILCILIFCFCLKKKRVQKDQNIEAILKSPSKKKRARKSGRNAIVVDKQDRNSLPAEEDILTNNVDGRKIGKLIVLNKEIAKGSNGTIVLEGIYEGREVAVKRLVQAHHDVASKEIQNLIASDCHPNIVRWYGVEYDNDFVYLALERCICNLDDLIQNYSDISENPVHSKDQGSKIVIKAQVETGKDDVQYLWKASGHPSSLLLKLMRDVISGLAHLHELGIIHRDLKPQNVLITKERSLCAKLSDMGISKRLLEDMSTLGHSVTGCGSSGWQAPEQLVQGRQSRALDLFSLGCVLFFCMTGGRHPFGERLERDVNILKNRKDLFLIESIPEAEDLISRLLNPDPNLRPKAIEVLHHPLFWSSEMRLSFLRDASDRVELEDRETDSDLLRTLESIAPMALGAKWDEKMEPAFITNIGRYRRYKYDSVRDLLRVMRNKLNHYRELPQEIQELVGSVPEGFNDYFASRFPRLLIEVYRVIYEYCKEDQCFQRYFRDN; this comes from the exons ATGAAAATTTGTCTCTTCATCTTCCATTTCTTCGTGTTGTCGATTCTCGCAGCTCAAATATCCTTCTCAGATTCACACGCCTCTGACCTCTCTCTTCtccaccaccataccaaccgTCAACCTGCTACGGGCCTCATTGCAGCCCTAGATGGCACTCTCTATCTGCTCGACACTGATTCCGGCAGGGTAATTTGGTCATTCTCCACTGGTTCCCCCATCTACCATTCCTACCAGGCACCTCTCAATTCCGCCAATGAATCTGGACTCATCGAATGCGGTGATGATTGGGAACTCATCCTTCATCACAACCACTTTGGTAAAACG AGGCTCTCGGAATCTATTGCTGATTATGTTGCGGATACGCCTGTTATGTCAGAAGATGGGGCAGTTGTTCTTGGATCCAAAAGAACAACTGTCTTTGAAGTTGATGCTAAAACCGGAAGGCTTGTAAGAAGTTATACCATTGCAGCCTTTGATGATTCGTCCGCCGCCGGCTGGAGTGATGACAGGAAGAATGTGGCTACTGACATTGGTACAAGCAGTAGTGAGCTTGCTGATCCTGCACAGCTTAATCCGCCGGAGTTTTTACTCAAGATATTTAGGACTGATTATCTTTTGCAATCTGTTGGTCCTGGATCTGGAATGGTTTTGTGGACCATGAAAGTAGCTGAATTTAAGGCTGTATTACATTGCCAACATGATGAGTATCCTTCTGACCGGGTGTCATTCGAGGCAGGAGGTCAATATGCTTTCGACAGTGGCTTACGTTTTGCTATGCCGTATGCATGTCATGACAGAAAACTAAAAGATGTCTATCGCCAAAGGAAGAATTTTCTGCTAGAACATGGCAACCCTGAAAGATTATCCGAGGGTTATCAAGAGTTTGATATGCTCCCAACCCCTTCTTCAGAACTGATGCTTCCATTGCAACCTAACAAAAATAGGGTTCCCCATGGTCCTAATAGTAAAATGATGCTTCCTGGGGCCGTGCTAAATCATTTGCCTGCTTTGCCACCGAAAATCAACTATGATAACAATGATCATGCAGTAATGCTCCACCGGTTTCCTATGGATATGGCTGGACCTGGTAAAATTGATGTGAGCAATGGGATTGAATGGTCAACAACATCAGCTCTTATATTGTTTATAGGATTTATTCTCTGCATTTTGATCTTTTGCTTCTGCCTTAAGAAAAAGAGAGTGCAGAAGGACCAAAACATTGAGGCAATTTTAAAAAGTCCTTCTAAGAAAAAGAGAGCACGTAAGTCTGGAAGGAATGCCATCGTTGTTGACAAAcaggataggaattcattgccAGCTGAGGAGGATATACTGACAAATAATGTTGATGGACGGAAGATTGGTAAACTAATTGTACTAAACAAAGAAATTGCTAAGGGTAGCAATGGTACCATTGTTCTGGAGGGGATATATGAAGGTCGGGAAGTTGCTGTCAAACGTCTTGTTCAAGCTCATCATGATGTAGCCAGCAAAGAAATCCAAAACCTTATTGCATCTGATTGCCATCCAAACATTGTTCGATGGTATGGGGTCGAATATGATAATGATTTTGTTTATCTTGCTTTGGAGCGTTGTATATGCAACTTGgatgatttgattcaaaattACTCTGATATATCAGAAAACCCAGTGCATAGCAAGGATCAAGGTTCTAAGATTGTTATAAAGGCTCAGGTGGAGACAGGGAAGGATGACGTGCAATATCTTTGGAAAGCAAGTGGCCATCCATCATCGCTATTACTTAAACTAATGAG GGATGTAATTTCTGGGCTTGCTCATTTGCATGAACTAGGAATAATACACCGGGATTTGAAACCCCAAAATGTTTTGATAACCAAAGAAAGATCACTATGTGCAAAGCTTTCTGATATGGGAATTAGCAAACGCCTTCTTGAAGATATGTCTACGTTGGGTCATAGTGTTACTG GATGTGGGAGTTCAGGGTGGCAGGCACCAGAGCAGCTTGTTCAAGGACGCCAATCACGAGCTTTAGATTTGTTTAGTTTGGGATGTGTCCTATTTTTCTGTATGACTGGGGGAAGACATCCATTTGGAGAGCGCCTTGAGCGCGATGttaatattctaaaaaatcGAAAGGATCTCTTTTTAATAGAGTCCATTCCAGAGGCAGAGGACCTTATCTCTCGTTTATTAAACCCTGATCCGAATTTAAG GCCAAAGGCAATTGAAGTGTTGCACCATCCTCTTTTCTGGAGTTCTGAGATGAGACTTTCATTTCTTCGAGACGCCAGTGATAGGGTGGAACTTGAGGACAGAGAGACTGATTCTGATCTTCTTAGGACATTAGAAAGCATTGCACCAATGGCTTTAGGTGCAAAATGGGACGAAAAGATGGAACCGGCTTTCATTACTAATATTGGTCGTTACAGAAGATATAAATATGACAGTGTTCGAGACTTATTAAGGGTCATGAGAAACAAGCTAAATCATTATAGAGAATTACCTCAAGAAATTCAG GAACTTGTAGGATCTGTTCCAGAAGGATTCAATGACTATTTTGCAAGTCGGTTCCCAAGGCTCTTGATTGAAGTATACAGAGTTATATACGAATATTGCAAGGAAGATCAATGTTTTCAAAGGTATTTTAGAGACAATTAG